In Solanum pennellii chromosome 7, SPENNV200, the following are encoded in one genomic region:
- the LOC107025022 gene encoding uncharacterized protein LOC107025022 yields the protein MSNVEITNSIHSLTQIFPTQVARDARVQVNSNTSTTASTIRDFTRMNPLTFFGSKVEEDPQGFIDEVFKVVDAMLAMLIPIMDISHLMVHAEQIEEQKLKQVGRELKRSKPNEGNFSKARFEIQDKPRFKKRFFNSSPSNAPNPTQGKTTTPKPQGEDKSDPFVERTTCFKCGKKHEGKCLFIWVFAMDVGKVATN from the exons atgtctaatgttgagataacAAATTCCATCCATAGTTTGACTCAAATATTTCCTACCCAAGTTGCTAGGGATGCTAGAGTGCAAGTGAACTCCAATACTAGTACTACCGCTTCAACGataagggatttcacaaggatgaatccccttaCATTCTTTGGATCCAAGGTGGAGGAAGACCCACAAGGGTTCATAGATGAAGTATTCAAGGTGGTAGATGCAAT GTTGGCTATGCTAATTCCAATCATGGACATTTCTCATCTTATGGTCCACgccgaacaaattgaggagcagAAGCTTAAACAAGTTGGTAGGGAGTTGAAGAGATCAAAGCCCAATGAGGGAAATTTCTCCAAGGCTAGATTTGAGATACAAGATAAaccaaggttcaaaaagaggttcTTCAATTCAAGTCCCTCCAATGCTCCAAATCCCACTCAAGGGAAGACGACTACCCCTAAGCCTCAAGGAGAAGATAAGAGTGACCCTTTTGTGGAAAGAACTACTTGTTtcaagtgtggtaaaaagcatGAAGGGAAGTGTCTTTTTATATGGGTGTTTGCTATGGATGTGGGAAAGGTGGCCACCAATTGA